A portion of the Terriglobales bacterium genome contains these proteins:
- a CDS encoding response regulator: protein MGFAACKGGPTSKLIAIIDDNESMQDSLGDLIESGGFEAQRFGSAKAFLESDLHSRAACLIVDIRMPKMSGLELQARLKQEECNVPIIFITAYDDAEIRAQAMKEGAVEFLAKPFNHQLLLKTLRGTLDSETYGVGSPRFPIAS, encoded by the coding sequence ATTGGATTCGCGGCATGCAAGGGGGGCCCCACGTCCAAGTTAATTGCCATCATCGATGACAACGAGTCGATGCAGGACTCCCTGGGTGACCTAATCGAGTCGGGGGGGTTCGAGGCGCAACGCTTCGGATCAGCAAAAGCCTTCCTCGAATCCGATTTGCATTCCAGGGCCGCGTGCTTGATCGTTGACATCCGCATGCCGAAAATGTCGGGGCTGGAGCTGCAGGCCAGGCTGAAACAAGAGGAATGCAACGTTCCCATCATCTTTATTACGGCGTATGACGATGCCGAGATACGGGCTCAAGCCATGAAAGAGGGTGCAGTCGAGTTCCTCGCAAAACCATTCAATCATCAGTTGTTGCTCAAAACGCTGCGAGGCACCCTCGATAGTGAGACGTATGGCGTCGGCTCACCGCGGTTTCCGATTGCGTCCTGA